CAGTAGGGCAGGTAATATTGTCTCATTTTGTACATGAAGACACCAAATCCAGGGAGGTTAAGAGATTTACTACTTACTAGTGAATCTTCTTTGTAATCTTaactgtatgtgtgtgcattctAAAATTCAGACATTGTTGGGAAAATCAGAAATGGAAGCCATTAATGGTCATTAAGAGTTTGGTACAAATGAATatcaggctttttaaaaattatgggcAGGATTCTTCTAGGACTCGCCCTTTTCATTCAACTGTCTCTAAGATTCACACGTATTGAGATATGTTgttgtaattcattcatttttgctactttgtttaattgaattaaatatgtaaaagttcaaaaaaaagtttaaaaaatcaaaataaataaaagttagatgttgagcttaaaaaaaaaaaaaattataggcagggccaggcacagtggctcacgcctgtaatcctagcactttgggaggccaaggcgggtggatctcttgaggtcaggcgttcgaaaccagcctggccaacacggcaaaaccccgtctctactaaaaacccaaaaattagctgggcatagcggCGCATacatgtgatcccagctactcgtaggctgaggcaggagaatcacttgaacccaggaggcagaggttacagtgagccaagatgatgccactgcactccaacctggacgacagagggaaactcaactaaaaataaataaataaataaaaataaaaattatgggcAGATTATTAAAGTCAATAAGGTACAATGGTGGGCACACTTATAGTTTAAAACACTTGGAAATAGCTTGCCACTTGGAAGAAAAAGAGTGCAGAATGAGATGAAACCCAAACTGTTGCTCCTTTTTTCCTGAGAGGGAAAAGAGCATTTCTGAGGCTACAGCTACTAGAAAAAGAAGCTTATCCCAGGTTCACAGAATGTGCAGAATGTCCCGGTAGTCTAAATTCATCTTTTGAAATGAACATTTTGTCCCGTAGAGTTTATTGTTTCTTCTAAAAGTCAATTTATTATCACTAAAGAAAGGAACTTGGTTGAGTCAAATATAGAATAGATGTTTTATAAAAGAAGctggtattttaattttgattcaaTTCCAGAGTCAACATTATTTTGTGAAGATTTagattactttctttctttctttttttttttttttgaaattgagtttcactctgttgcccaggctggagtgcagtggcgcaatcttggctcacgacaacctctgcctcccggattcaagcaattctgtgtctcagactccccagtagctgggattacaggcacccgccaccacacttggctaatttttctatttttggtagagatggggtttcaatatcttggccaggttggtcttgaactcctgacctcatgatccacctgcctcagcctcccaaagtgctgggattacaggcatgagccactgcacccagcctaggtaactttttaaaatctttcagacTGTACTGACTTCCTattcttcttcataaattatttatCACTGATTTTTCTAGGTGGTATGAAGAGAAGTTCACAATAGAgactttatttccttcctccttcaccTCATGAATGACCTCAGAGGTATGGCACTTACCATATTTCATACATATGCATCATTTCTCCCTCTGATGAATACACTCCATTTATGTTCCAAAGATACCTGGTCACTGTAAAATACCTCACCTGGGTATTTTCTATGCCTCCTCCTTAGGATGCCTAGAAGTCAGTGTCAGGCCTCCGAGCCCCAAGCTAAGCCAtgtatcccctgtgacctgcacatataggTCCAGATGGCCcaaagcaagtgaagaatcacaaaagaagtgaaaatgggtGGTTCTtgtcttaactgatgacattacaccacaaaagaagtgaaaatggctggtctctgccttaaccgatgacattaccttgtggaattccttctcctggctcatcctggctccaaagctcccccactgagcaccttgtgatccccgcccctgcccgccagagaacaaccccctttgactgtaattttccactacctactcAAATCTTATAAAATGGCCCACCCTTATTTCCCTTTGCTGACtatcttttcggactcagcccacctgcacccaggtgattaaaaagctttattgctcacataaagcctgtttggtggtctcttcacacggacatgcGTGAAATTTGGTGTCATGACTCGGatcaggggacctcccttgggagatcaatcccctgtcctcctgctctttgctccatgagaaaTATCCACCTACaacctcgggtcctcagaccgaccagcccaaggaacatctcaccaattttaaattgggtaagcggcctctttttactctcttatccaacctctctcactatccctcaaacTGTTTCTCCTTTCAATCCTGGCGCCATCTTTcaatctctcctttctcttaatttcagttcctttccttttcttgtagagacagaagAGACGTGTTTTATCCGTGAACCCAAAACTCCAGCACCAGTCATGGACtcaggaagacagtcttccctcgGTGTTTAATCACTGCGGGGACCCCTGCTTGATTATTCACCCATGTTTCAGAGGTGTCCGATCACCATggggacgcctgccttggtccttcacctTTAGTGGCAAGCACCACTTTTATGGTGGGCAAGCaccctcttccccttctctctatGTCTctatcctttcttttctctccactttcctggggggcaagcaccccccaccccttctctctgtgtctctaccctctcttttctctgggcttgcctccttaaCTACGAGTAACCTTCTACTctattcctccctcttctcccttagcctgtgttctcaaaaatttaaaacctcttcaactcacacctgacctaaaatgcaaatgccttattttcttctgcaatgctgCTTGACCCCAGTAAAATTTGATAATGGCTCTAAatggccagaaaatggcactttcgaTTTCTCCATCCTATGAGATCGagataatttttgtcaaaaaatgggcaaatggtctgaggtgccccACATCCAGGCATTTTTCACACTTTGTTCCCTctctagtctctgttcccaatgtgATTCCTCCCAAATCCTCTTTATTTCCCTCccacctgtcccctcagtcccaaccccaagcatcGTTGAGTCTTtccaatcttccttttctacagacccatctgacctctcccctcctccccggTCTGCTCATCGCCAGGCTGAGctaggtcccaattcttcctcggcctctgctcctccaccctataatccttctatcacctcccTTCCTCACACCTGGTCCTGCTTACAGTTTAGTTCCgtgactagccctcccccacttgcccaacaatttcctcttagagaggtggctggagctgaaggcatagtcagGGTACATGTGCCTTTTTCTCATCAGATCTCTTTCAGATATGTCAGCATTTAGGTTCTTTCTCATCAGACCCCACTAAACATATACAGGAATTCCAATCTCTAACTCTGTCCTACAATTTAACCTGGagtgacttaaatgtcatcctAACTTCTACCCTCTCCCCAGATGAATAGGAAAGCGTTTTTTCTCTGGCCCAATCTCACACTGACAACTGTCGGCTCCAAGAGCCAGACCTCCAGGAAGGCATTAGAGCAGTTCCCCAAGAGGATCCCCAGTGGAACTATCAGGCAGATTCCCCAGGTATACCTAGGTGAGATAACATGACTTCCTGCCTAGTTGAAGGGCTTAAAAGGGCAGCGTACAAAGCTGTTAATTATGACAAGCTTAAAGAAACTACCCAAGGTAAAGATGAAagcccagcccagttcatggctcgTTCGGCAGCAAACCTGAGCTTTACAGCCCTAGACTCTGAAGGGTCAGAAGGCCGTCTCAttctaaatatgcattttatcacccagtcagctcctgacattagaaaaaagcttcaaaaattagaatccaggcctcaaaccccacaacaggaattAATTAACCcagccttcaaggtgtacaataatagagagaAGGCAGCCAGATGGCCACGCATTTCTGAGTTACAATTACTTGCGCCTGCTGTGAGACAAAACCCATCTGCACCTCCAGCACACAGGAACTTCAATTGCCTAAGCTGCACATCCCTAAGCCACAGCAGTCAAGCATTCCTACAGGACTTCCTCCatcaggatcttgcttcaagtgccagaaatctggccactggaccaaggaatgcccacagcccaggattcctcccaagccatgtcccatctgtggAGGGACCCACTGGAAATCAGACTGCCCAGCTCGCCCGGCAGCCACTCCTAGAGCTCCTAAAGCTCTAGtacaaggctctctgactgactccttcccagatctgctCAGCTTGgcagctgaagactgacactgcctGATCGCCTTGGAAGCCCCCTGGACCATCACGGACACCAAGCCTCGGGTAACTCTCACAGTGGAGGGTACGTCCATCCCCTGTGTAATCGATACAGGGGCTACCCagtccacattaccttcttttcaagggcctgtttcccttgcccccATAACTGTTGGGGGTATTGACAGCCAAGCTTcaaaacctcttaaaactcccccactctggtgccaacttggacaacattcttttatgcactcttttttagctatccccacctgcccagttcccttattaggctgagacattttaaccaaattatctgcttccctgactattcctggactACAACCACATCTCATCGCCACCCTTCTTCCCATTCCAAAGCCTCCTTTGCATCTTCCTCTCATATCCCCCCATCTTAACCCACAAGTATGGGGcacctctactccctccctgGCAACCAATCACATGCCCattactatcccattaaaacctaatcacccttaccctgctCAACACCAATGTCCCATCCCAcagcatgctttaaaaggattaaaaccTGTTATCACTCACCCGCTACAGCATGAGCTTCTAAAACCTATAAattctccttacaattcccccattttacctgtctgAAAATtggacaagtcttacaggttagttcaggatctgcaccttatcaaccaaattgttttgcctatccaccctgtAGTGTCCAACCTGTACACGCTTTTGTCCTCAATATCTTCCTCCACAACTCACTATTCCGTTCTTGATCTTAAAGATGCTTTCTCCTGCAcccctcatcccagcctctctttgcttttacctgaactgaccctgacacccatcagtccCAGCAGTGACTACCTGTGCTGTGCTGCCACAAGGTTTCAGGGACAGCCCTCATTACTTCAGCCAAGCTCTTtctcatgatttactttctttccaccCCTCTGCTTCTCACCTTATTCAATATATTGATGATCTTCTACTTTGTAGCTCCTCCTTTGAATCTTCTCAACAAGACACCCCCCTGCTCCTTCAACATTTATTCCCCAAAGGATATCAGGTAACCCCCTCCAAAGCTCAAATTTCTTCTCCATCCGTTTCCTACCTCGGCgtaattcttcataaaaacacacatgctctccctGCCGATCATCTCCAACTGATCTCTCAAACCCCAACaccttctacaaaacaaaactcctTCCCTTCCTAGACATGGTTGGATACTTTTTCCTTCAGatacctggttttgccatcctaacaaaaccattatataaattcacaaaaggaaacctagctgaccccatagatcctaaatcctttccccactcctctttccattccttgaagacagctttagagactgctcccacactagctctccctgactcatcctaacccttttcattacacacagctgaAGTGCAGGGCTATGCAGTcggaattcttacacaaggacTGGGACCATGCCCTGTAGCCTTTTTGTCCAAACAACTTaaccttactgttttaggctggccaTCATGCCTCCATGCAGCAGCTGCTGCCCccctaatacttttagaggccctcaaaatcacaaactctGCTCTCACTCATAACttacaaaatctattttcttcctcacacctgatgcatatactttctgctccctggctccttcagctatactcactctttgttgagtctcctACAATTACCATTGTTCCCAGCCCTGACTTCAATGCAGCCTCCGACATTATTCCAGATACCACACCTGAcacccatgactgtatctctctgatccacctgacattcaccCCATTttcccatatttccttctttcctgttcctcaccctgatcacatttggtttattgatggcaatAAACCATCAGTTTATTctgttccaccaggcctaatcgccactcaccagcaaaggcaggctatgctatagtatcttccacatctatcattgaggctaccacTCTGCCCCTCTCCACCACCTCCCAGCAAGCTGAACACATTGCCTTAACTtgggccctcactcttgcaaagggactacgtgtcaatatttatactgactctaaatatgcctttcATACCCTgtaccaccatgctgttatatgggcagaaagaggtttcctcactacaCAAGGGTCCTctatcattaatgcctctttaataaaaactcttgtCAGGgccactttacttccaaaggaagctggagtcattcactgcaaaggCCATCAAAAGGTGTCAGATCCCATTGCTCTAAGCAATGCTTATGCTGATTAGGTAGCTAAAGAAGCAGTTagcattccaacttctgtccctcatggTCAGTTTCTCTCCTTCTCATCAGTCACTCCCATGTATtcccccactgaaacttccacctatcaatctcttcccacacaaggcaaatggttcttagaccaaggaaaagatctccttccagcctcacaggcccactctgttctgtcatcatttcataacctcttccatgtaggttataAGCCACTAGCCagtctcttagaacctctcatttcctttccatcgtggaaatctatcctcaaggaaatcacttctaaGTGTTCTATTTGCTATTCTACTccccctcagggattgttcaggcctcctcccttccctgcacATCAAGCTCAAGAGTTTGCCCCTGCCCAGTAcaggcaaattgactttactcacatgccccaagtcaggaaactaaaatacctcttggtctgggtagacactttcactggatgggtagaggcctttcccacagagtctgagaaggccaccacggtcatttcttcccttctgttagagataattcctcagtttggccttcccacctctatacagtccgaTAACGGACCggcctttactagtcaaatcacccaagcagtttctcaggctcttggtattcagtggaaACTTCATATCCCTtaccatcctcaatcttcaggaaaggtagaacggACTAATTGTCTTTTAaagacacacctcaccaagctcagcctccaacttaaaaaggactggacagTACTTTTACCtcttgcccttctcagaattAGAGCCTGTCCTCGAGATGCTACAGGGTACAGtccatttgaaattttatatggATGCACTTTCTTGCTCAGCCCCAACCTTGTCCCAGACACCAGCCCTCTTGGCAACTATCTTCCAgtcctccagcaggctagacAGGAAATTCACCAGGCTGCTAATCTCTTGCCTACTCCAGATTCCCAGCCATATGAAGACACCCTAGCTGGACGATCAGTTCTTGTTAAGAATCTGACCCCTCAAACTCTACAACCTTGATGGACCAGACCTTACTTTGTCATCTATAGTACCCCAACTGCCATTTGTCTGCAGGATCCTGCCCACTGGGCTCACCGTTCCAGAATAAAGCTGTGTTCATCAGACAACCAGCCTAATACCTCCTCTTTCTCCTGGAAGTTGCAAGTACTCTCCCCTACTTCCCTTAAACTCACTCGCATTTCTGAAGAACAGTAATAGCCCTTATGAGCCTAATACATCCCTTTATTCTATTAGGTCTGTTCATTCTTACCCTACTTTTTGTAACAGGGCTTTACACAGTCACCCCCACTACTTGGATTGAGCCCCAAAAACTAGTCATCCCTgctatcttctgtctagtcatactcctatttatcattctcaactactcataaatgccctACTCTTGTTTACACTGCTGGTTTACACTGTTTCTCTAAGacatcacagctgatatctcctggTGCTATCCCTAAACCGCCACTCTTAACTCCTTCTTAGAGTGGATAGATGATCTTTGCTGGCAGGGCACCCCccaatactttcaccctgatgaaATTCTATTGTTTACTTTTACACTCACTCTTATTCTCATTCCCATCcttatgccaccctctacctttccccagctatctccaccacactatcaaCCTTACTCACTCTCTCTTAGCTATTTCTAAGCCCTCCTCAGCAAACAATTTTTGGCTTtgcatttccctttcttccagcACCTACACAGCTGTCCTCACCTTACATACAGACTGGGCACCTGTCTCCCTACACCTCCAAACTTCCTTTAACAGCCCTCACTTTTACCCTCCTGAAGAACTTCTTTACTTTCTAGACAGGTCCAGCAAGATCTCCCCAGACATTTCACATCAGCAAGCTGCCACCCTCCTCTGCACTTActtaaaaaatctttctctttatATCAACTCTACTCCCCTCATGTTTGGAGCCCTCACAACACAAACTACTATTCCTGTGGCTGCTCCTTTATGTATCTCTTGGCAAAGACCCACTGGAATTCCCTGGGTAACCTTTCACCTTTTTGATGTTCCTTCACTCTTCATCTCCAAAGCCCAACTACACACATCACTGAAACAATTGGAGCCTTCCAGCTCCATATTACAGACAAGCCCTCTATCAATACTGGCAAACTTAAAAACATTAGCAGTAAGTATTGCTTAGGAAGACACTTGCCCTGTATTTCACTCCATCCTTGGCTACCTTCCCCTTTCTCGTCAGATTCTCCTCCCAGGCCCTCTTCTTGTTTACTCATACCAAGCCCCGTAAATAACAGTGAAAGTTTGCTCATAGACACTCAATATTTTCTTATACACCATGAAAATCAAATCTCCCACTCTACGCAGTTACCCCATCAGTCCCCTTTACAACCTCTGACAGCTGTCGCCCTAGCTGGATCCCTAAGAGTCTGGGTAGAAGACACCAATTTCAGTACTCCTTTTCATCTTACTTTGCATTTCCAGCTTTGCCTCACACAAGCCTCGTCTTCCTCTGTGGCTTTCTACCTACATGTGTCTACCCGCTAACTGGACAGGCACATGCACACTAGTTTTCCTTACTCCCAAAATTCAATTTGCAAATGGACCAAAGAGCTCCCTGTTCCCCTCATGACACCAACATGACAAAAAAGAGTTATTCCACTAATTCCCTTGCTTGTCAGTTTAGGACTTTCTGCCTCCACTATTGCTCTTGGTACTGGAATAGTAGGCATTTCAACCTCTGTCATGACCTTTCATAGCCTTTCTAATGACATCTCTGCTAGCATCACAGACATATTATAAACTTTATCAGTCCTCCAGGCCCAAGTTGACTCTTTAGCTGCAGTTGTCCTCCAAAACCGCTGAGGCCTTGACTtactgctgaaaaaggaggactctgtatatttttaaatgaagagtgttgtttttacctaaatcaatctggcctggtgtatgacaacataaaaaaacttaaggatagagcccaaaaatccgccaaccaagcaagtaattacgctgaacccccttgggcactctctaattggatgtcctgggtcctcccaattcttagtcctttaatacctgtttttctccttcttttattcaGACCTTGTATCctccatttattttctcaattcatCCAAAACCGTATCCAGGCCATCATCAATCATTCTACATGaaaaatgctccttctaacaaccccacagtatcaccccttaccacaaaatcctCCTTCAACTTGacctctcccactctaggttcccacatGATCCCTAATCCTGctcaaagcagccctgagaaacattgcccattatctctccatgcCATCCCCCAAAACTTTTCACTGCCCCAACACTTCAATactattttatggtatttttcttattaatataagaaggcaggaatgtcaggcctctgagcccaagctaagccatcgtatcccctgtgacctgcatgaatatatacatccagatggcctgaaacaagtaaagaatcacaaaagaagtgaaaatggctagttcctgccttaactgatgacattccaccacaaaagaagtgaaaatggctggtccctgccttaactgatgacattatcttgtgaaattccttctcctgactcatcctggctcaaaagctcccccactgatcACCTTATgacccccacccctacccaccAGAGAacacccccctttgactgtaattttccactacacACCCAAATGCTctaaaatggccccaccccatctccctttgctgactctctttttggactcagcccgcctgcacccaggtgattaaaaagctttattgctcacacaaagcatgtttggtggtctcttcacacagatgcATGTGAAACTCAGAACATCTTTAACAGATATTGGTGAGTTGAAATTTGTAATGGTGCAGAAAGGAAAAATGCctccattaaaatatattaaaccaCTGGTGTCCAGCAATACCTGAAAACATCACTGCATCACACGTGAAGCCCTCCACAAGTCCCAAGGCTTCTCAATGTAGAAAGGTTACACAAAATTGTCCAAATCCAaagattaggctgggcacggtggctcatgcctgtaatcccagcactttgggaggccaaggctggtggatcacctgaggtcaggagttcaagaccaacctgtccaacatggtgaaaccccatctttactaaaagtacaaaaattagctgggcatggtggtgggtgcctgtaaacccagctacttgggagactgaggcagaagaatcacttgaaccccagaggtggaggttacagtgaactgagactgcatcattgcactccagcctgggtgacaagagcaaaaaactccgtcttgaagaaaaaaaaaaaaattaggatacGCACTACTTTCCCTAGAATTTTTCGTTTAAGTGGCTAGACAATTCTGCTTCCACATGTACGAGCAaacactccatttcaaaacatCCTTTTTGATTATCTAACCTGCTCACTGCTGATCATTTCGATAACCTTCCAAAATGCCCAATTGTGAATATAGTTAAAGTTGGTGTGAAGGAAATGTAGTAGTTGCTGGTATCTACTTTAACCCTTTCTCGCCTTACTTTGTTCCTTAAGAGAATAATAATGAATAAGATAATCAAAATTCAGTTTTCATAAATGAAGAGTCTAAACGCATGACTAGTCAAGGAAGAATAATGCTCCTATATAACAGACCATTAATTGAAATCAATTCTTCAAAGAACATAATTAACAAAGAAATGTCCTTTTAGAGATAAGGAGGAAACCCCCCACTATTGGACAAGAAGCTTCTTaccttagaaagaaaaaataaaggttcATCTCTGTACCCTAGCCTTGTGTAGACAAATACAGGCAGAGCATAATCATGAGATGTCATGGTGGAGATCCTCATGGATTCATGTACCCGAAATTGGGAGAAGCGCAAAATGTTTTCACTGTCTCCAAGGGATTTCCAGACACCGATAGAAGGATATAAAGCAGCACTGCTGTTCCAGAGCCAAGAGAGCTCATTGTTCCTCAAGACTTCCTCTTCTGGGCATGACCCAGTATAGTTTGGGGCATAAACATTATAATTGTGACAATCAGGATATAAATAATAACCCCAAAGACCTTTGGGTCGACTCTTAATTCCCAATTTGATGGTTTCCTTCATGAAAGCTTTTGCGCTTTCTTCAAAGGTCACTTTAGCTAAATATTCAATATCCGTAGCTGATACATTCTTTCCCATATCGGTAATAAGCTTTCTTGACTTCTTTCTGTAGACGTCTTTTGCATTCCAGTTCCGGGCCCACTGTGGTCGCCAATATTCCCAATCTATAACAGCAAGTCCACTGAAATCTTCAGCAGGGATGTAATAATTAATATCTTGGTCAGCTTTTTCCAGATGTACTTGTAAACTTATGTTCTGTGGGAGACCTCCATTAATGGGGACCCCTTGTGATGTATACCATGGATAGTATCCCAATCTGTTGACATAAAATATAGTGACATTTTGCCCCCTGGCCTTGGCCAGTGGGCTTCCAATCACaggaaacattttcaaatttagtcttaaattgtattttatcaaaCACTGATCTGTTGGAGCATTCCAAGCAGCTATAAAAGGTTTCCTTTGATAAATTGGAAGTCGAGCAGGTTTTAGACAAGAGATAGactttagaataaaaaatataaggaGCCATAAAGTGAGATGTACTGGTTGAACAAAACAAAGCCTTAACTGTCCTTCAGGTAACACTTTCATGGTAAGATAAAAATCTTATGTAATCTTCTGCTTTAGTGCACTCTAGAAGACCTGTGGAGAGATTTAATTTTCTGTTAGTCATAGTTTTGAGGAACAAGActcaaataataaatagatattattattatatatgtctgtttttaaagTGTATCACTTAGAGGTCTCAAAGAGGCCTATAAATAAATGGTGATATAGAAACAGATGTAGAGACCTAGCTTCTATTCAGGGGCAGGAAATGCAATTCAACAGACATTCATGGAGCACCAGATCCTATgtccagaaaataaaatgaataagatgtGGTCCTTGCCTTTAAGGAGTTCATGATCAGATAAAGATGTGAAATAATATTCACTATCATTTTGGAAAACTCATCAAATCCCAGGTATTGTCCTtaagtgctttgtaaatatttattttttaaaaacttgtaataACTATGTAAGGCTTATAattacatttccattttacaaatggggaaactgaggcttagagagatgaAAAGGCTTGTCTGATGTCACATTATATGGAAGGCAAggtaatgtaaaatttaaataataaaaatgcataataAGTACTACATGATAATTTATTGGAGCATTTACTTCTGGCAGTAAGCAGTAGGTAGGAATGGAGAGGAAAGTGATTGAGTGGCAAGAAATTAAAACCAGCCCAACTGTCCCAAAGAATAGCTGTTTTgggtttcttttgaataaacttaGAAATTGACTCTCCCAGGTTAATTGTAACTtaagaaagttacatttgtcttatcaGGGTTCCTTTCTGTAAACCAACCATCAAGCCTCCCAGAAAGTTTCAAGGAACGAAACTTACCAGATTATCACATCTAAACAATGAGACACCAGACACCTCACTCATCATGACTGCCTAACTGACCACTTGcctgttgaccaactcctctttCTTACCCCTCCTTAATTCCTATTTTCCCACACATAGTTACTTTTCTTCCCTACTTGATAGACCCCAAATTTTAGTTGCTTGGGGAGATGAATCTGAGACTGATCCTTTATTCTCCTTGGCCGCAGCACCCAAATAAGGCCTTGTTCCCCAGCAAgaagtgattggctttctgtgcagcaagcaacaggacctagaccaaacccctggtgtAACAGAATGTCTCAGGGAAGACACTGGAGTTGAAAGAGAAGAtagggccaggcagggtggctcacacctataatcccagcactttgggaggctgaagtgggtagatcacaagttcaagagatcaagaccatcctggctaacatggtgaaacttcatctctactaaaaatacaaaaattagcttggcatggtggcacacgcctgtagtcccagctactcaggaggctgaggcaggagaatcgcttcaacctgggaggtggaggttgc
Above is a genomic segment from Macaca thibetana thibetana isolate TM-01 chromosome 3, ASM2454274v1, whole genome shotgun sequence containing:
- the LOC126951171 gene encoding hyaluronidase-4; its protein translation is MKVLPEGQLRLCFVQPVHLTLWLLIFFILKSISCLKPARLPIYQRKPFIAAWNAPTDQCLIKYNLRLNLKMFPVIGSPLAKARGQNVTIFYVNRLGYYPWYTSQGVPINGGLPQNISLQVHLEKADQDINYYIPAEDFSGLAVIDWEYWRPQWARNWNAKDVYRKKSRKLITDMGKNVSATDIEYLAKVTFEESAKAFMKETIKLGIKSRPKGLWGYYLYPDCHNYNVYAPNYTGSCPEEEVLRNNELSWLWNSSAALYPSIGVWKSLGDSENILRFSQFRVHESMRISTMTSHDYALPVFVYTRLGYRDEPLFFLSKQDLVSTIGESAALGAAGIVIWGDMNLTSSKANCTKVKQFVSSDLGSYLANVTRAAEVCSFHLCRNNGRCIRKMWNSPTYLHLNPASYHIEASEDGEFTVKGRASDTDLAVMADTFSCHCYQGYEGADCREVKTADGCSGVSPFPGSLITLCLLLLASYRSIHL